One Gemmatimonadota bacterium genomic region harbors:
- a CDS encoding TolC family protein, which produces MMNYARSLALLPIVIGSLAFLTAGGSPLAGQAPDAAPEPEALALEEALQAALATHPLLDGATASADAADAGRAEARAGWFPTLALSGTATRYEEETIVAPLHRFDPADPPLFDRTLFQGRLDAGYALFDGGARGARTTRAAALLAAAESGVRLAREEVILGTASAFARARAAETRRAAAEARVSAATAEAERAARMAAEGAAADVERLRADAALRGAEADLAAALGEESVHRRQLARWMGEDPAALAARPLEGLVPQETGVPVDAPPVNAAIDRARHVAGAADAALDAARATRFPRLDLRAGLIEFGSADGDFQGEWQAGVALTFPLFTGGARGAAIDRASAEARAARSALASTRLERANAIDRWTASLDAAFERGAALAERVDALVEVERIEALALREGVGTQRDLLDAQADLFEARAALADTEAQQAVAALEMARAAGLLTVDWVTRTLERTP; this is translated from the coding sequence ATGATGAACTACGCCCGCTCGCTGGCCCTGCTGCCGATCGTCATCGGGTCGCTGGCGTTCCTGACTGCCGGTGGCTCCCCGCTCGCCGGGCAGGCCCCCGACGCGGCGCCGGAGCCGGAGGCACTTGCGCTCGAGGAGGCGCTGCAAGCGGCGCTCGCCACGCACCCACTCCTGGACGGCGCGACGGCATCGGCCGACGCCGCCGACGCGGGCCGCGCCGAGGCGCGCGCGGGCTGGTTTCCCACGCTCGCCTTGAGCGGGACGGCCACGCGGTACGAAGAAGAAACGATCGTGGCGCCGCTGCACCGCTTCGACCCTGCCGACCCGCCGTTGTTCGACCGCACCCTGTTCCAGGGCCGCCTGGACGCCGGCTACGCGCTGTTCGACGGCGGCGCGCGGGGCGCCCGGACGACCCGGGCGGCCGCCCTTCTCGCCGCGGCCGAAAGCGGCGTGCGGCTGGCGCGGGAAGAAGTGATCCTCGGCACCGCGTCCGCGTTCGCGCGGGCGCGCGCCGCCGAGACACGCCGCGCCGCGGCGGAAGCGAGGGTGTCCGCGGCGACCGCCGAGGCGGAGCGCGCGGCGCGGATGGCCGCTGAGGGCGCCGCCGCCGACGTCGAGCGACTTCGCGCCGACGCCGCGCTGCGGGGCGCGGAGGCGGACCTCGCCGCAGCGCTCGGAGAGGAGAGCGTCCACCGGCGTCAGCTCGCCCGCTGGATGGGCGAGGACCCGGCCGCGCTGGCCGCGCGCCCCCTGGAGGGGCTCGTCCCGCAGGAGACCGGAGTCCCGGTAGACGCCCCGCCCGTGAACGCCGCGATCGACCGCGCGCGCCACGTCGCGGGCGCCGCGGACGCCGCGCTCGACGCGGCGCGGGCTACGCGCTTCCCGCGGCTCGACCTGCGCGCCGGGCTGATCGAGTTCGGCTCGGCGGACGGCGACTTCCAGGGCGAATGGCAGGCCGGCGTCGCGCTGACCTTCCCGCTCTTCACCGGCGGCGCCCGGGGCGCGGCGATCGACCGGGCCTCGGCGGAAGCGCGCGCAGCGCGATCCGCCCTCGCGAGCACGCGCCTGGAGCGCGCCAACGCCATCGACCGCTGGACCGCGTCGCTGGACGCCGCGTTCGAACGCGGCGCGGCGCTGGCCGAGCGCGTAGACGCTCTGGTCGAGGTGGAGCGCATCGAGGCGCTCGCGCTGCGCGAGGGAGTGGGCACGCAGCGCGACCTGCTGGACGCGCAGGCCGACCTG